The Oncorhynchus nerka isolate Pitt River linkage group LG5, Oner_Uvic_2.0, whole genome shotgun sequence nucleotide sequence gtgccaggtttccttcagacatgatgcttggcattcaggccaaagagttcaatcttggtttcatcataaAAATAATCTTGCTTGAGAgtccattaggtgccttttggcaaactccaagcgggctgtcatgtgccttttactgaggagtggcttcagtcttgCCACTCTACCAAACCTCGTAAGGATCGGacacttttttcaattttcgcctaaaatgacatacccaaatctaactgcctgtagcaagcatatgcatattcttgacaccatttgaaaggaaacactttcaagtttgtggaaatgtgaaattaatgtaggacaatatacacattagatctggtgaaagataatacaaagaaacatctcaaggatgatcaatggaaacaggatgaacctaagctcaatttcgagtctcataggaaATGGTCTAAAAACTTATGTAATTATGTTTTTTCtgtgctagagcacgatgagccaagtaaagcccccctggccaaaccctcctctaaccctgaagatgctgggccaattgtgcgctgccctatgagactccgggtctgtagtaacgcctcaagcactgcaatccaatgccttagaccactgcaccactcgggtaGCAATGTTATGCAGAATTTGCGGGGAAATGTGTATTGAGCAAATATCATCATCAGCAGCAGAAAATACAAGTATTTTCAATTGTGAAAAACAAATCCCAGTTAAATAAAAGTAGTGGGGCTACACCACGCGAGCAAGACGGCAGGGAATTGACGCACATAGGCTTCTACACTTTACACCCCTCCTGCTTTACAACTTTATGGCTGGGTCACTGGTTCCTTCTTGTGGACATCCCGTCCTTATCACAGCACCATGTTCGGGTTTGAGTCATGCTGTGTACCTTTGAATCTCATATGAAGATGGATATTTCCTTGAAAGTGCAAATTCTGCATGACATTTCAGATTAGGTAATCTCTATTTAGGCTGTAAAGGttttataggttataggttatcaTGGGTATTATATGACTAATGATAAGATTGGATAGACTACATACATACCTGACACTGATGATCTCTTCAAAAGGTTGATTTATCACCAGTCTGAGTATTAAGATCAGCTAACATCTGTCTGCCTTCAGCCTTACATAATACGGTTTACAATGGAAAAGGTTGCGGTAACCGTTTTCTTAAAAAGAGCACAGAGCAACTGACTGTAAATACAATATGCTTTCTGATGAGCCAAATGAATACCCCACAAACAATACTTCACAATCATGCTTTATTCTGGTTgatttaaaaaatcaaataaaaatggaaTAGAAGGTTAACCTGTTTTAACAGCACTCACACAAGCAGTACATTATCCTCTTCTCCAGACTAGATGTATTCCACTTTCTTCATTTTAGGAAATGAAACTATACTTTTTCTTTACATTTCTGTCACTTCATCTTAATTAAATATAATTTATTGGTTTTAACTTCAAACAAAAACTTCATTGATTGTCAACACAAATTCTAGCTTAGCACCAGTACAATAAAACTGTACTTTTGCTTGTTAAAATACTGTTTGCAAtaaggggagaaaaaaaaaacatctcaggAAGGATAAAAGGGATCCTGAATTGTACATTTCAAATGAAGCACCAACCATACAAAGCAATTTTTCATAAATTGTTTGTCAGATACacaagaggtcaaatatattaATGACTATTAAATTAAGCACAAACAACAGTGTAAATAAAACACACGCCACATAGCACGACGGAGTCCGCCCATAGCCTCCATGAGGAGGGATTAGCAAGGCGCAGTAAAACAATACCTATCCTATCCCTCATGTGAGTCACTCTTATGCAGCAAAGTGAAGGGTGGCAGTCAGAACAGAGGACGCTGGCCTCCCCAGACGCTATGTGGCACTTCTATTCCCACTCCCATCATCTGGTAAGCAGGAGGAGGGAAGAAAACTACAGGGACACCTTTCCATCTGTTGAGATCTGTAAACAAGTATTCATTCTCAAGTTCAACTAAATCAATCCATGATCTGAGGGTAAGAAGACCACAGGTAGATGCTTGGTGAAATCATGTGCACTGCAAAATGAAAGACAAAAGAAAAGTAACACAAATCGAATGGCCATCTACTTAGAAAACTTGAGAGTGCTGTGTGGTTGAAATGCATTACTGTGGTTCTATGGTTCTGTTAGCTGGGcagattgtgtgtctgtgtgtgtgggtccgTGGTCTCTTCTCTGTGGGTCTCTGGGTCTCCCATTTTAACAGAGGAACCATCTGGCCCTGGGGCCTTCCTGCCACTGTTAGCTGGCCTGGCTGTAAGCCTTTTAGCTGCACGCAAGAGTTCACCGAGATAAAAGCCTTGGATTATCTCCCACCCAAAAATATTATCTTTCCTTCAGGAACAAACAAACTGAACAAAACCACAAAAATAAAATCCTAAACATAATCCATCCCTTGCCACACGAATACATTAATACCAAATGTGATCACTCTGATGGCAAGATATACATATAGTACCATATACATACAGAATCATAAAAAAGATCGTTCCAGAATATTTCTTGGGTCCTGAAAAATACCTACAGATTGGAACCTGAAATCTGCTCTCCAGCACCGAGCACCCACACCCATCCTCAAGGTGGTGCTGCCTTGACCCCCATTTCTCCTCAATGTGGAAGTCCCAGGTCATTAGTGAGGTGTGTTCTTCCCAGTGGTgtagaccagtggaggctgctgaggggaggacggctcataataatggtcggtaacggagcaaatggaatggcattaaaCACATGTAAACCATGTTTGAtgcatttgataccattccactaattccactCCAGCCTTTATCTCGAGCACATagtccccaattaaggtgccaccagcctcctgtggcgTAGACATTGTTTGGTATTACCATACCACAACCACCATTACAACGGCTGCAGCCTCCCAACATTGTTAATTTTAATCTGCTGCTTGCGGGAGGTTAGGGTGAGACTGAGGACGTGTAAGGGAACAGTTGGGATGTGTGAGGGGCTGTGAGAGAGCAGGGGGGGCTACCGACTGCAGGGCGTGGCTGTATCCatcctgtccccttcctcctccccctcgtcCTCCTGTAGGATGTGAATGGAGGAACCCAGCAGTCCCTGGAGCTCCGGGACACAGCGGACCAGCTCCACcggcccctctccctcttcctgagGCTGTGCAGAGGCTGTGCTCACCTGGCTGACAGACACCTGCCTACACAACTCTGTTCGCGCCAGGCTCACCACCTCCAAGTGCGGGTACCGCGCCCGGAATATCCGGGAAGACATCTTCAGCCGCTTCAGGATGTCCGTCAACAGGAACCAATTGCAAAAGCTGTCAGGGACAAACGAAGGGTTGGTATTAGAACTAACTGAGCCTATCCAACAAGCTGATAGCTGAAGAGCGGTTTGAAGGATTTCAAAAGGTGCTTCGGGGTTTAAAATAGTAAGGAACAAAAAGCACTGGATTATGGGTGGAAAagctgggactgtgtgtgtgaatgattgtgttgacaggtgattTTCTGCTCTGGTGTTGACTCACCCCTGGGTTAATGACACTTGGACATGGTAACAGGGTAAGAGGGGCTCGGAAGAGAACTCAAACATGAGACAGTCCCTATCagagtctctctccttccttccctcgtcCTCCTCATCCACCCGCTGAGAGAGCAGGAAGTCCCAGCATGCCTCCTGGCCATTCTCTGAAAATGTAGTGACGTGAGCTCAGGACAGCCAGGAGAACTTGATTCACCTTTGTTCTAAGGACAATAAGCCTCTTGTTTCACCATGGGCTTAAGGCTCCCCCTAGTGGACTGTCCTGTTCATACCAACCACACTACGCATTCTAATCACATATACAAGTCATAGCACAGATAAGAGTGGATACATAGCAGTGGATGCAGAGGTCAATTGTGAGGAAAAGAAACCAATCAAACTAAGGCTTTTTACCAAACACGGAGCTGCTGTAGAAGTCCCATGGCAGACTGGGGTCCTGGTCACTTCTCCCCTCCAGGTCTGTGAAGTATTCTGAAACAAAGCAGATCCAGGGTCAGATTAAAACTCCACCAAGCACTCCTCTGTGATGTTCAGAAAAGGACATGCTGATGTGTGTCACAGGGGTCACAAGTGTTGATGACAGGTTAGAGTACCTTTGAGGAAGGTCTTCATGCTGGGGCTCTGGGCCAGTTTGACCGCTGTCTGTCCGGAGTAGGTAGCCAGGGTGGGGTCAGCCCCGTGGTTCAGCAGCATCCACAGCTCAGGTAGGTTATCACTGGCTACTGCGTCATGGATGGGCCTGAAAATATACAATAACACGTGTTACTTTTCTCGTTTCATCAACATACATATCAACAGCATTACAACGGATCTCATATAAGCCAAGCGTGAATGTCCAGAATGAAAGTCCTTTATTGCAGGCATAACCATTCAGCTCAGGAGTGTATGGCATACAATATGCTCTCCAAGTCCGAGCCCTTATTAAGTGTTCAGAAGTCATTAGACGCCCACCGTGTTCCGTCCTGGGCGCTGCAATTGACGTCGGCCCCGTGTTTCAGCAGCACCTGGACGATGTGGCTCCAGCCTCGAGAGCACGCCTCGTGGAGAGCCGTGTAACCTGCGTTGTCACGCCGATTGATCTCCCGCACATCTTTTTCCAGACAGTAGAGCACCACGTCCTGCAGGAGGGACAACAGGGATTTAACATCACAATATAtaatgcaatatatatatatatattatatataaataacACTTGTCTCTTCCTGCTAGCACTGACTGatccattttttgttgttgattgatTTGATTATTATATTGTCCTGTATCTTCAGGATGCCCAGCACACTTGGACTTATAAGACACTCTATTTGCTgtggcaaaaataaataaataaagtctaTTTATGTTCacgtacactacatggccaaaggtatgtggacacctgctggtggaacatctcattctaaaatcatgggcgttaatatggaattggtccccacTTTGCagctttaacagcctccactcttctgggaaggatttccattagatgttggaacatcgctgaggggacttgtttccattcagccacagagcattaatgaggtcgggcactgatgttgggcgattatgcctggcttgcagtcggcgtcacaattcattccaaaggtgttcgatggggttgaggtcgtggctctgtgcagaccagtcaagttcttccacaccaatcttgacaaacgatttatgtatggacctcgctttgtgcacgggagcactgtcatgctgaaacaggaaaaggccttcccaaaattgttgccacaatgttggaagcacagaatcgtctagaatgtcattgtatgctgtagtgttaatatTTCCCTATACTGTAAATAAAGGGCcttgcccaaaccatgaaaaacagccccataccattgttcctccaccaaacttacagttggcactatgcattcgggcaggtagcgttatactggcatctgccaaacccagattcgtccgtcggactgccagatggtgaagcgtgatttatcactacagagaacgcgtttccactgttggcgagctttacaccactccagccgtgtggctgaaatagccaaatctactaatttgatGGGGTGTCCACaatcttttggtcatgtagtgtacaacATACTGATTTTGCTGATAACTATTTAATTGAAAATGTCTTTACTATGATGACCGTGATATATAGTAtaactagctatcttaagatgagtACActaactaactgtaagtcgctctagatgagagcgcctgctaaattgttcaaatgtaaatgtatggtgTGATAAACTGAAACATCATTGGGTTAGGGTCTGGTATGGGGCCCACCACACCAGAGTAATGGTAGGGTGAAAAGCGCTGAGCATGAATGCAGGCAGGTGATTGGGTGGAGCAGTAGAGCAGTACCAGGTAGCCCAATCGGGCAGCTCTTTGTAGCAGAGTCTCCCCGGCGTTCTTGTTGACAATGAGCCGGCGAACCTCTGGAGGAACAGGTCTGCTAGGGGGAGACTCTggtacccctcccctccctgaggTCCCCTTCTTACTGGCTGGAGGGGAGGACGAGCACTTAGGGGTAGCCTGGAGGCCTGCTGGTTTCTTAGCGTCGGGGCTGTCGTCATCCATTGCCACAGAGGCAGGGCGCTTTCCCAAGCTGCAACGTTTGGTCTTGAGCtgcttaaaaaaaataaacattttgcagGGTAATGAGAAAGTAATGTGTGACGGAGAGTCACAGCAAGGACGAATGGCCTCACACTCTGCGCTGGAGGAAATCAGCTGCCAGAGCACAAAAAaaattaatatgttgtagtaGCGATTTGCGCCACAAGGGGGAACCATGAGCTAAGCCTTTAGGCTCATCACAGCACACTAAATCTCACAACAAGGATCTGTTTGGCAGGAAACACAAAGTCCAGACCTATGGCCTCTGCGATGGATGCCGCTGAACTTCCTACCTTCTTGGGCTCATCTGTGTCACTCAAGTGCTTGCTCTTGAACTTCCTCTTCCCAGAGGGTTTGTCGCTGGGCTCTGGGGAGGCCTCTCTCTCCGGGCGCCGCACCGACCCTGAGCGGGTGAACGAGGGCCTCCTGGGATCAGGCTCTGGGCTGGTGCCACGGCAGGTCAGAGTGGCACTGAGGCGTGGGTACATGGCAGCCGTCAAATCTACAGAAACACAGCACATATTTACTCAATGGTTCTAAGCAGTGTATTGGATGTTATTTAAACATGTTGTGTACCGACAGACTAATATGAAGCTACAAGACAAGAAAACAATGAGACCAGAACCAAAGCCCCATCACATTAAACATGCCTTCCATCTCTCCTGAAGTGTGCCATGCTAaataaacagtgggttaacagcacTTTAAGGATATATGGATGTTTTAACATAATAAGCTGCAAATAGTGGGAAGCTACTGCATACGAAACCAGTTACACTGTATACAGTTCTATTCAGTCATTCAACTCGTACCAACTTTGCCTTGTGTAAGGCCCACTGTGATATTAACCACATCCAGACAAACCTGCAGCTGCTTCTATTTGTTCCATTTCCAGGTGAACAGTACCTGATTCAGATTGAGTGCCCTGCCTGGTGGTGACagatctctcctccccctgtccgtcTCCATCCCTGTCCTTCCCCGTGATGTACTCCCCATTCTGGTATTTCCTGTTCCGGCAGCGGGACCGTTTCTTGTGTTTGAGGGCGTCTCCCTCAGTGCTGGGGGCGGGTCTGGCCTTGCCCTGGGCTGCCTTCTCAGGCAGGGGGTTGGTGCGCGGTCTGCCCCTGGGCCGGCGGgcaggctggagaggagaggctgtaggggagtgggggagatttgggggaggtggaggagcaaAGCCCCAGTCGTCCAGCCAAGCCTCATCACCCCTCCGTCGGCCCCTCCTCAGCCTGGGGGTGGAGCTCTCTGAGCACGCTGGCTCCTTATTTGGTCTTCCAGGGCTGCTGAAGGAGACTGGGGTCTCAGAgcactggggactggggagaggactgcTCCCATTACCTGTGAAACCTACTTCAAAACCTACTGCAAAACAAGGTGGGCAGAGGAATCATAATAAAGGATTTGTGATTAGATCTTTGGCTGATGTAGTACGTGAAGTTCTAATCTATCAGAAGAGACAGAAATACCTGGTTTGTTGTGAGCACTCTGCTTGTTATCCGTGGTGCTGCTCTTCTCCCTGCTagtgttctctccctcctccctgtgtggGGATGGTTCAGCCAGCGACAGACTGTGCTCCAGTACAGGTGCACATGGCTTCTTCTGTGGCAACACACaagggacagagtgagagcacTAAATGGGCCATTCAGGCAATTGATCGTAAAGCTTTGATGGTAACGGAGAGCATATGGACTGTATAAGCACTGAATTGCCTTTGTATTTCAATCAGTATACTTGAATCATAATGCAGACAGGTAAGTTGATGGGATAGTTGATATTTCACATATTTTTTTCAATTCTGCTTCATTATAAATGCGGACAAGTGTGTCAAGTGTGTGAATGTAATACCCGTCTTTCTTTGTTCAACCAACAAAACAGAATAATGTCATTGTACAACACATAATCAAAACAACACACCTTGATGGAATTGTAAATATTACAAAAGCAGAATAACAACTTACCTTTTTGGGACGTGGTTCTTTCTTAACTGGAGTGGTCTCTTGGCCTGGCTTTTTCTTCACTGGCACTACAGCCTTCTTTGAAGGGTCCAGTGATGACTTCTCCTTTGCCGGCTTCCTTGGACTAGGGGGCTTCTTCTGTTTGGTGAAGGCAGCTTTTGGTTTGGTGGGAGACTCCTCTTTAGTTCCATTGGTCTTCTTCTCCACCTCGGCTAACCCTGCACACTGGCCAGTGAGGATGGATAGGGCAATCCCCTCCAATTTAGCACGGGGATCGAGACCAGCAGGGGTCATATTCTCCTCCTTCACCGTTCCTCCCTCCAACTCCTGGGCTAATTTGCTGTCCATCCTGTTTCTGTTAGCTGAACCACTACTTCCAAAGACCTGTATCTCTTTTCCACCTGCCTGCTCCCCCAGTTTAACATGTTTCTCCGAGCTCTTTTCTCTGCACTCAGAGACACCCGTTTTCTCAAGTTTGTTCATAACTTGTGTGGAATACCCTTTAGAGGAAAGTGTCTCTTTGTTCTCCACAGATCTGATAGGTGGACATCCAAAGGCAGCAGTCTGACGGAAGAATGTGTCCTGGCCCATTGTGTGGGAGCTCACCACAGCCTTTCTGGATGCCATAGGCGATAGATGGCAGTATCCCTCGCCAGTCAATGCAGTGTTCTCTAGAGCTTTTTGCTTCACTATGGACTCAAGGTTGGACAGCGGGGACATTCTGGACAGGCTTTGATGGGCACTCTGACATTTGGGACCTTCTGAACCTGTGGCCCCCTTGACTTTGGGAGTCCCTTGAATGATCTTTCTCTGAACAGAAGCACCTTGGTAAGGAAGAAGTGGAGGTTGCTGCCATAATGGCTTGACGACAGTGAGGGAGTATGGGATTGCTGCTTTGACACTTGCAGATTTCTGATAAGAGTGTGAGTTGGTAGAGCCGGGCAGAGCTGTGGAGAAAGCCCCCTTAAAGGGACAGCTTTCTGTTACAGCTGGGCTGGTACTGTTAGGGTGCTTGATACCATGAACGTGCTGGTTGCTCTTCGTCATGAACAATGCCTTCTTTCCCCTTGTGGCCAGGTGTTCCCCTTGGTCAATGATAGAGATAGTCTCTTGTCTAGCGAAAGTCTGGAACTCGTCCTCAAAGGACCCTTTCCCATCTTTGCTACGTAGGGTGGAAGCAAGTATGGGGCTGGCCACACCTACATAGGTTCCTGGGAGGTTATTAATAGGGCCTTGAGAGCAACCTTTGACCCAAGATGATTTGGGTTCCAAACCCTGGTGATTTAGGGGCCTGCTGCTCTGCTTCTGATAAGCCCCATTTCTGTGGGTGTCGGGTAGGATTGGGTATGGCCTCTTTGGATGGAGGGCAACTTTCTGACATGCCTCGTTATGGAGATGCTCTGTGGTGGCAACTGTGTTTGGAGGGTCTTTGACCGCTTTTGGCCTCTTCGACTTGGCGGACAGGTCGAGGGGCACGTCCCTTGCTTCAGTCGGGCAAGTGACCGCATGGTCCTTAGCAGCAGACGAAGCCTTCAGTTTTAGAAAGCCTACAGATGTCTTGTCTGCACTGCGGTGCGAAAGGCCTTTCTCCACATGGTTCAGCAGCCTGCCCTGAGTGGTGATGCTGACCAGTGAAGGGCCACAGCAGATGGCAGCGGTGGGAGACAATGTGAAGCGGGTTGGTGGGGCAGAGCCTAATGCTGGGAGAGTGATAGTGGGAGAGGC carries:
- the LOC115129383 gene encoding BCL-6 corepressor-like protein 1 isoform X4 codes for the protein MQVDPTPMNVGDGGTVSREIGAPIKVSVSMVGNPPQTLPPELRGDVPLSQSNKTTTATDCKTQINVCSDPSNFNHCSVVHPPQEHNNAPTSGPPLISSDKRADKKRSEVPKPKADGAGVVLTHQWPCGTKNSPEDLVNPSHRSVMSNKKPHTQTQPVIGLPAGFQCSTLFKPGQPVAFLPSTNFSSTLCKITLPPALGQITALREATGSQFQKGSQPQSAAAGVAPLLRTYPYHFSVGRSPALEKKTPTATHKLKCKSTSSSKSSKAGGEQKSSIASVVASPTITLPALGSAPPTRFTLSPTAAICCGPSLVSITTQGRLLNHVEKGLSHRSADKTSVGFLKLKASSAAKDHAVTCPTEARDVPLDLSAKSKRPKAVKDPPNTVATTEHLHNEACQKVALHPKRPYPILPDTHRNGAYQKQSSRPLNHQGLEPKSSWVKGCSQGPINNLPGTYVGVASPILASTLRSKDGKGSFEDEFQTFARQETISIIDQGEHLATRGKKALFMTKSNQHVHGIKHPNSTSPAVTESCPFKGAFSTALPGSTNSHSYQKSASVKAAIPYSLTVVKPLWQQPPLLPYQGASVQRKIIQGTPKVKGATGSEGPKCQSAHQSLSRMSPLSNLESIVKQKALENTALTGEGYCHLSPMASRKAVVSSHTMGQDTFFRQTAAFGCPPIRSVENKETLSSKGYSTQVMNKLEKTGVSECREKSSEKHVKLGEQAGGKEIQVFGSSGSANRNRMDSKLAQELEGGTVKEENMTPAGLDPRAKLEGIALSILTGQCAGLAEVEKKTNGTKEESPTKPKAAFTKQKKPPSPRKPAKEKSSLDPSKKAVVPVKKKPGQETTPVKKEPRPKKKPCAPVLEHSLSLAEPSPHREEGENTSREKSSTTDNKQSAHNKPVGFEVGFTGNGSSPLPSPQCSETPVSFSSPGRPNKEPACSESSTPRLRRGRRRGDEAWLDDWGFAPPPPPNLPHSPTASPLQPARRPRGRPRTNPLPEKAAQGKARPAPSTEGDALKHKKRSRCRNRKYQNGEYITGKDRDGDGQGEERSVTTRQGTQSESDLTAAMYPRLSATLTCRGTSPEPDPRRPSFTRSGSVRRPEREASPEPSDKPSGKRKFKSKHLSDTDEPKKQLKTKRCSLGKRPASVAMDDDSPDAKKPAGLQATPKCSSSPPASKKGTSGRGGVPESPPSRPVPPEVRRLIVNKNAGETLLQRAARLGYLDVVLYCLEKDVREINRRDNAGYTALHEACSRGWSHIVQVLLKHGADVNCSAQDGTRPIHDAVASDNLPELWMLLNHGADPTLATYSGQTAVKLAQSPSMKTFLKEYFTDLEGRSDQDPSLPWDFYSSSVFENGQEACWDFLLSQRVDEEDEGRKERDSDRDCLMFEFSSEPLLPCYHVQVSLTQGFCNWFLLTDILKRLKMSSRIFRARYPHLEVVSLARTELCRQVSVSQVSTASAQPQEEGEGPVELVRCVPELQGLLGSSIHILQEDEGEEEGDRMDTATPCSR